The DNA window AAACATCTGTAAAAAATagcgtaaatttttattttttattataaaaaattaatacaacatttataaaattattactcaccggtcacaaatatattttttgtgttcctTTTTACTGAGTTGTGAGCTCACTAGACGAGACAGATTCTTGATGCATGCAAAGTGCCCCACGTTGTCTTCGCGTAGATCTTGCACGTATAGCAAATTAACATGCTTCTCCTTCTTGTCGTTGGAGAGTCTTAGCGGGAGAATTTTATAGGTTTCAGTTTGATCCTTTTGGATCTCGTAGACGTTGaccgaaatattatttagtctctcgaattttttaatgtcttttaacGCGATTGGAAACTCAATGTCATTGAAATTCAGAACGTTTGTATAATGAGGGTACGATGACTCTCTTTCTGAATTTCTTTCTGCGGGATATAGAGCGGCTATCACAGACCACGCGAAGCAAGCATTGTCCATCGATTTCACGTTAACAACCGCACGCTTTGTTATTATTTCCCGCGGTAATGTCACGTGACATCCCGCGCGCATAGAATTGTACTTATTCACATTTACAGTCAAATTCTGTATACGCGACAACGCCCACCCACTATCGCGTTCTTGGAATTCCTCGAGCGATGCTAACGTGGGCTCGATAACGCACCGCTCGTACCACTCATCCAAGTCTGATGTTCTAAAGAGATTACTGTTTTTCGtggtaatacttttattggcGCGTTTGTCGCCCGTTACAAATACGCCATTGAATGCGGTGTTCACTTTCACAGAGTTGTGTCTTTCGATAGCGTCCCGCACTCGCTCGAGTACTATACCACCAGCGTCTTCTAAAAACTTTCGCGGTTCAATGTAGTTCCCATTGATAACCGCTCCTGTCAGAACGCGATTCTCAAACGCGGTGTCAATTTCTCGCCACACGAGTCTGTCCGCGTTGTCGCACGAGTCACTCGCGTAATTACCACCGACGTGCACGAAACGTCATTGCAGTCGCGTCTTTTCACCCGCGAGTCGCGCGATTCTCGCCACCAAAGATTGTCTTTGTCCAACGTTGAGTCGAGGGCGCTTGACGCGGCTATGTTCCTCGAGTCGTTCGATACACTCGTCGCACCGCTGCAACCACTCGAAACACTCGCCCAAGGTAGCGACCCTGTCAATTTGGTCCAACAGCTCGCGCTCAAAATGttccatttttattactattttttcaataattattaataagtctTTACACTGTGCAAACCGGACACAAGTTACTGGGAATCATTACAAACATGGGCTGTCTACAATTTGAGCAATATTTTCCATCCAGCCTACCGAACGCATTAGTAATATGTTTACTAAAAGCATGCATTATTCCGAAATCAGTGTCCGCTATTCGCATAATGCATTCGGCACATACTGAATATGTACCACCCGTGgtgtaataaaagtatataccgCAATGTTTCGATCTTGCGGTTATGGCACGCACTTCCGCAGGTGTCAAATGTTTCTCAACGACATCGATATAATCCTCGCTGTCCTCGCTGCAATCATCACTAATGTAGTCACTATCTTCCGATGCTACGCTCTTTTCATCCATTATATCCTCAAAATTAATGTCATTCACAACGTCTATTATCTGGGCATCGTCCATTTGTTGTATATTGTCCACAACATTAAAGTTTTCCGGATGATTATCCGCAATGTTTATCACATTATTTGCACCATCCACAATATCTATCACTTCGTTTTCATCGTCTGCAATGTCTATCATTTCGACATCATCATCGTCCGCAATGTCTATCACTTCGACATCATCGTCCGCAATGTCTATCACTTTGACATCATCGTCCGCAATGTCTACAAGTTCCACCATCACTTTATTCGAAGTCATTTTTTCACGTCACACTGATTCGCTCACATGAACTTCTCACATCTTGAACTTCAAGTCGACTGTGCGATCGTGCATTTTCTGACCATTTATATACTTCCTATAACCCTTTGTCTTCCTTTGTCTCAACCAGAACATAGGCATCgccatttttgtttatatataatttcaaagaaagCTCCTAATTCTGCGAACAGCTGGATATCGGTGCTAAACCGCGAATCGCATCCCTCATAGCGATTGAGGTGTCGGTGGGACAAACGTCTTTTATTTCCTCATCCTATACCACTTCTCAAGTTTTCACATTATTTTGTCTTCGATGGATTTCAAGAGTATCTTCTCCCATGACTACGCGTCTCATAAGTTAGCAGccgacaaaaaattataatattgttgtttacaaattttaaccgTTTGGACAATAGATTTCGTCTATCGCTGATAGTAGagagaatttcaaaatttttttttcaacgacTTCCCCCTACCCACatctaaattttgttttttaactaTACAATTTCATCAGGTATCGATACTTAACCGCAAATCGCATCCCTTCCACGAATCGCATCCCTTATTTACAATTCAGTTAAAACGTCAGTCGGTGTGACAAACGTttcttattttgaattatacacCACTtctcagattttttatattattttgtcttcGGTAGGTCTCAAAAGGTATCTTCTTCCACGACTACGTGCATTGTCCCCCCTCATAAGTCGACGCCGACACAGAAAATTACGGCGTttctatttacaaaattttaactgtTATGGCGACACATTTTGTCTATCACCGATAGCAAAGAGTAAGATTATTCCCACGACTTCCCCCTCCCCACGTCTTCCCTTATTAATATCATGAGCTTGGTGTGAGTAAAAacgtgcaaaaatatatatgcggTGAATGAGAGTAAGAGCGCGCGAGAGAACGCTAGACCGCATCCCTTATTTACAAGTTGTATCGATCGAAGCGTTGGCGCTATCTTATCTAACGTCTAAATAATAACTTCCGACTGATGAAAGATTCCGCTACGTACGCAGCATCTCGCACAATAAGAAAGGTGTACTTACTCATTGTCAGTCAGTCAGTCTCGAGTCGTCCACCCGTCGAGATGGACATTTCCGCGTCGGGACGGGCGTTTCCGCGAATTCAGTTTTTTACGCTTGTGAAAATTACATGCGATCGGTCGCATGGTGGATGACTGCACTTCGCCTTCGGAGTCCGAATCATTCATGTCGTAACTGTTTTCCCCTAATCAATAGActgttatatttgtaaaaaactgGTAAATATCGAGGTCTTGCGTTagatcttgaaaaaattttttcacaaatataaCAATCTATTGATTGCGGGAAACAATTACGACATGAATGATTCTGACTTCGAAGGTGAGGTACTTTTATTCATCACATGGTCCATCGCCTTATCAACTGTGTTAGTGAAAGTGGCGAGTCGCCTGATGGATGGGCACACTTCGCATCACCAACGAAAAATACATTCGCGTCACTGCCATATAATCGGCAATGGCATGTTACGCTATtgatgcaaatatatttttctttggtGATTCGAGGTGTTCTTATGCATCGATCGACTTGCCACCATATCATcgtaattaaattcatttgtGTGGTAATTTCAAAAACGGGAAAGGGGAGGGGAAGATTTTTTGGACTCTGATTAAtactagaaaaattaaaaaatctattattgcTCAGAGTCCATTAGCTCTTTTTGCTCCCAGTTCAACACACAAGTGACATATGGATTACGCAAGTGACATGGAttacgtgaaaaaaatatctcctAACACGACGAAAGTCGTAATGTAAGTCTAAAAACTATACGTTTCTAATATCTTGGGGGAGGGGGAATCTTTTGGAGTCAGCTCAtcgttacaaattaaaaaatctaatgatGGCTTGATTCCAAAAGATGTCTTCATTCCCAGTACATGACAGACATGCCAGGTCGGTCTAACGGAAGTAAGCCTGACTCGACGTGGTCGTTGGAATCCTCTTGTCGCGAACCGTCGGCTGACGCGCCATCGCATATCAATCGTACCAAAAGAAGGAGGGGGAAATCTTTTGGAATCGGTGCAtcgttagaaaaattaaaaaatctaatgatGGATTGATTCCAAAAGATCTCTTCATTCCCAGCACAACATGGTCTACAGTGACATATGGAGTACATGAAAAAATctaggggggggggggttatTGGTTCAAAAACTCCTGAGCTCCGAGGGGGGTGTGGGGGTGCGGGGGTCTCTTGCTGTTAAAGGAGGGGGGGGTGTCACGTTGGTGGGGAGAAAATGACGCCTCTCCCTCCCCTTTACCAGCAAGAAATCCCCCGCATCCCCGCACCCCCCTCGGAGCTCCCGAGTTAGAACCGGTCTAGCTTTCCTACTGAAGACGAAGAGAGTGTATCTGAGGACAGCGATTATACAAGTGATTGTAGTGAAGAGTTTAACGATACTATCGAAAAACATTTGACGCGTGCGGAAGTGAGTACGATAACTGGACAAACAAAACATTgtgctatatatttttattatacaacagGCGGCACTTATTCAGCGTGTGCTGAATGTATAATGCAAATAGCGGGCactaattttaacataatgc is part of the Monomorium pharaonis isolate MP-MQ-018 chromosome 2, ASM1337386v2, whole genome shotgun sequence genome and encodes:
- the LOC118644578 gene encoding uncharacterized protein LOC118644578; this translates as MRAGCHVTLPREIITKRAVVNVKSMDNACFAWSVIAALYPAERNSERESSYPHYTNVLNFNDIEFPIALKDIKKFERLNNISVNVYEIQKDQTETYKILPLRLSNDKKEKHVNLLYVQDLREDNVGHFACIKNLSRLVSSQLSKKEHKKYICDR